One region of Ascaphus truei isolate aAscTru1 chromosome 13, aAscTru1.hap1, whole genome shotgun sequence genomic DNA includes:
- the LOC142465240 gene encoding olfactory receptor 6N1-like — MGYTNGTTVTEFIILGFPSLQKLYPVLFLVFLIIYLFTVTGNILIFGTVWMNYKLHIPMFFLLNHLSAMEVWYTSIIVPKMLSNFVANSRSISFNGCMVQLYLFSSLGASECYLLTVMAYDRFLAICKPLHYSVMMTNMTSLQLASGSWVGGFISPILPVALISQLVFCGSNQVNYFYCDAQPLLRLSCSSTRFAEAAISILATGLIFSSFLLTVLSYIFIISTIVLIPSATGRKKAFSTCASHLSVVVIYYGTIICMYVQPMSRFSLETNKAMSLLYTVVTPMLNPIIYSLRNKEIKESLGNMIRRMTRTEDKKL, encoded by the coding sequence ATGGGGTATACAAATGGTACCACTGTGACGGAGTTCATCATTTTGGGTTTCCCCAGCCTTCAGAAACTTTACCCTGTGCTGTTCCTGGTTTTCCTAATTATCTACCTGTTCACCGTAACGGGTAATATCCTCATCTTTGGGACCGTGTGGATGAACTACAAACTGCACATCCCCATGTTTTTCTTGCTTAACCACCTATCCGCTATGGAAGTCTGGTACACCTCGATTATTGTCCCCAAAATGTTGTCCAACTTTGTGGCCAACAGCAGAAGTATCTCCTTCAATGGCTGCATGGTTCAGCTCTACCTCTTCAGCTCCCTCGGAGCATCTGAGTGTTACCTCCTCACAGTCATGGCTTATGATCGGTTCTTAGCTATCTGCAAACCTCTACATTACTCTGTCATGATGACCAACATGACTTCCCTCCAGCTGGCCTCCGGCTCTTGGGTGGGTGGCTTCATTTCACCAATCCTTCCTGTAGCATTGATATCTCAGCTTGTGTTCTGTGGCTCCAACCAAGTAAACTATTTCTACTGTGATGCACAGCCTCTCCTGAGACTCTCCTGCAGCAGCACCCGCTTCGCAGAGGCTGCTATCTCTATATTGGCTACTGGGCTGATTTTCAGCTCCTTCCTGCTCACTGTCCTCTCTTACATTTTCATCATCTCCACCATTGTACTAATTCCCTCAGCCACTGGGAGGAAAAAAGCCTTCTCCACTTGTGCCTCTCACCTTTCCGTTGTCGTTATTTACTATGGCACGATTATCTGCATGTACGTCCAACCCATGTCCCGCTTTTCTTTGGAAACCAACAAAGCCATGTCCCTGTTGTACACAGTAGTGACCCCTATGTTAAATCCCATTATCTACAGTTTAAGGAACAAGGAGATAAAGGAATCTCTGGGCAACATGATCAGGAGGATGACAAGAACGGAAGATAAAAAACTATAA